The genomic DNA TGTAATCCCTGCATCCAATGAACCAGTTACAATCTGGTCGTTTGCATCCATTACTTTTATTGAATGAATCATATCTACATAAACTAAATTATTTACATTATCCTTAGTTTGATAAACTTCTTTAAGGCTAAAATCAACCTTTAACGGCTTTATATATTTCGTATCTTTATTATATTTTTTGTAATTTATACGTTTAAAAACCTCTTCTGTCATATGTTTGGAAAGTTCATTAGTATATCCATTGTCAGTCACAAACGCATCTTTGACTACGTCATATATATCAACATATTTAATATATTCTCCACAGTTAATATTTTGTATATCGTTACCTCTAAATTCTCCGGCGCCATCACTAATTAAAAATAATAGTCCGAGTACACATAAACCCAAGGCAATTACAATTAATGTAATTGTCTTTAAAAATTTTTTTATATTCAGCTTTTTTATGTTCACTTTTGAAACAACTTCCTTCACCAATGCCGTATTCAGATAAAAACGGTGGTAATTTCAAATTCAACCCCAGATACTCATAAATTTAGTATGCATTATAGGGACAAAGGAATCTACGATCTTCACCGTTTTGAGGATAGACATTTATTTTAATATCCATTTACTCTGTAGCGGGTCTCACATTACTGTGTAATATTAACTTCAATGATGGTCGATTCATAATCTGCTATGCATGTCAATAATATACCATCCCTTTTCATCTATTCTAACGATATAGGTAACGTGAGCGTCGCGTGCACCACCTACCATATTATTATTTGCATCTTTTATTATTGTTGAATAAATCATATCTACATAAACTAAATCATTTTCCTTGTCCTTAGTTTGACAAACTTCATTAAGGCTAAAATCAACTTTGAAGGGCTCTATATATTTCGGATTATTTGCAGGATACTTCTTGTAATTTGTATGTTTAAAAACTTCTTCTGTCATATGTTTGGCAAGTTCATTAGTATATCCATTATCAGTTATAAACGCCTCTTTAACTACGTCGTATATATCAACGTATTTAATATTAGGTTTAGTGTCATTGTTATTCGCACTACTTTGACCACAAGAAGCGAGAAAAAATATGCAGATCATACACAAGATTAATGCAATTATTTTATTTTTCATTTGTATAAACTTCCTCTTAACTAAAAAATTTAGTAGGCATTATAGGGACAAAGAAATCTAAGTTCTTCACCGTTTTGAGGATAGACGTCAGATAAAGGTCTGTCAAGGTGTGCGTCACTGTGTGCAGTATAGTGTAAATCACCATTTGGATCTATTTGTGTTATTATTGCGGAATGATGCCACCCATGTTCAGAATTATAAAACTGAATTACGTCTCCAAGGTTAGCTTCAATACTGCTATATACCATCCTACAATAACCTTGATTTACCATATAATTTCCAAAAACATCTGCATCTTGCCAAGAACGCGTTTCTATAAATTGATCACCTGTGAAATATCTAATTCTTGGGTCTTCGAATTCCTCTATAGGGTCACAAAACCAGTTCGCTGTTTCTGGAATTCCTGCTGATACCCAGCATTGTGATACAAAATTTGTACAATCATCACCACCGAAGTAAGGATACCCCGTATTTATATCTGACCAATAATAATGCGCATAATATACGGCTTGTTGCCGACTAAAACTAAATGTTTGCGATTGCAAATCATTCTTGTGCCTCCACTCATACTCCTGCCGTTTTACCAATTCCCTTGCTTCCCCATCTAACTCTTCAAAAAAGCTCAACTTAACTTCCTCCGATTTTGGATAATCATTCAACTTTTACCTTATCTGCTTGATCTGCTTTCCGTCTTAAAAGCAATGACAAATTCGCCCATACCTGTGGTAGTATTATATCTTTCATTATAATCAACAATAAAAGCATGTGGTAAATGTATTGTTCTAAAAGTTTGACCAGCGGATTTTACTTCAACGACTACGCTGCGATAAGCATCTGAACTTTGTGCTGAAACTAACGACCATTGAAATAGCTTTACTGTGTCGCTATTAGTCAAATTGGTTTCTTCTGAGTTACTATTCGAAGTAAGTTTTCCTATTTCACTATTATTTGAAGTAAGTTTTCCTGTTACTATCATAGTAATAGCACCTTTAGAAGATTTAGCCATAGAGTTGGTTGGCGTACCCACGTCCGCATTTACAAAGCTAATTATGTCTGTACCAAAATAAATAGTGTCTTGTCTCGTGACTGCTAATGTAAATCCCATTATAAAATCTCTCCCTTTGCTTTAGTCCTAGAATAATTTAGTATACCGCCTCTAACTTTAGGTACATGTCACATAATACCAAAAACATATGACCAAATTATGGCAATCAAAGTGCAAAATAATATCCCCTCGAATTTCTTATCATTATATAACTACACTTGTAAACTAAAAAAAATATCTAATGCAAAATCTATATCAATAATTTCTGAAATACCTACCTTAGATAACGAAATGGGGAAAATCGTTGCAAAACGCTCAGGAGTCAATCCGGCTGGCTCTTAAGAGAAACTAATATTTGTACTCCCATTGAAAAACTTGTCAATCATCATACCGATAACTCGCTACAGAATTTACCACCTGAAGCATTAGAACGACTTGAAGAATTCAAAGAATTTATCCGCCTTAAATACGCAAAAAAACCTGCTACTGATAAATAGCAGGTTCTTCTTTATAAAAATTAGAGTAAAGAACGTCCATCGATATTTTTCATTTCGATACCGAGCAAAGCAAGTATCGTAGGAGCCTCGTCAATCAGACGTCCATTTTTTATGACTTGGGGCGAATATCCGCTGTTGTGGATGATAAAACAAGGTTTTTCACCGCGATCCGGCAGGTGACCATGTGTAGATACGTTGTATTTATAGTCTGTTGCCTGGGTGGGGATAATGAAGCGTTCATGGGCATTGGAGAAGGCTGAAAAATCAGGTGCTTCGACGACAAAAGAAAAGTCACCGGAGAGATGAAATTTTTCGCGGGTTTCTTTGGCGGTGAAGATATCACGCAGGAAATCGTCTTGTTTGAGCCTGGTTAAGATATCTAGTACTTCCGCTTGGTCTTTTTCCTGTTTGACATAGACTTGAGCGCTGATCCCGCAAGATTGGGCATAGGCTTTATAGTCAGTTATCGTGCCTGCATTATTAACAGTCAATAAGTTTTTCTCGCGAAAAAGATGGTTTAGGCAAATATTTTTTTCTATAGACATTTGCCCATGATCGCCTAAGAGAACAAAGGCTGTTTCTTCTGCCAGATTTTCGGTCTTTAGTGCATCGAGGATCATACCGAGCCATTGGTCATGCAGTTTTAAGGCAA from Pelorhabdus rhamnosifermentans includes the following:
- a CDS encoding amidase domain-containing protein; this encodes MSFFEELDGEARELVKRQEYEWRHKNDLQSQTFSFSRQQAVYYAHYYWSDINTGYPYFGGDDCTNFVSQCWVSAGIPETANWFCDPIEEFEDPRIRYFTGDQFIETRSWQDADVFGNYMVNQGYCRMVYSSIEANLGDVIQFYNSEHGWHHSAIITQIDPNGDLHYTAHSDAHLDRPLSDVYPQNGEELRFLCPYNAY
- a CDS encoding membrane-associated protease 1; translated protein: MGFTLAVTRQDTIYFGTDIISFVNADVGTPTNSMAKSSKGAITMIVTGKLTSNNSEIGKLTSNSNSEETNLTNSDTVKLFQWSLVSAQSSDAYRSVVVEVKSAGQTFRTIHLPHAFIVDYNERYNTTTGMGEFVIAFKTESRSSR
- a CDS encoding alkaline phosphatase family protein, coding for MKKRLVVLCVDSLFTNDIKDIEKLPHFHQILQDSIIAPNITCVYPTLTYPCHAAIMSGCYPDNNGILHNEKLNPATDNADWYWYYQDLKVPSLFDYAKENHLSTASVLWPVSVGAPVDYLIPEIWLPHRDDTQDILEETISDSVQEIYHRNKHLCNWKINPEFDIFAAACTVDIIHEFKPDILFVHMASLDHYRHAYGTHADNVQVALKLHDQWLGMILDALKTENLAEETAFVLLGDHGQMSIEKNICLNHLFREKNLLTVNNAGTITDYKAYAQSCGISAQVYVKQEKDQAEVLDILTRLKQDDFLRDIFTAKETREKFHLSGDFSFVVEAPDFSAFSNAHERFIIPTQATDYKYNVSTHGHLPDRGEKPCFIIHNSGYSPQVIKNGRLIDEAPTILALLGIEMKNIDGRSLL